The Apis cerana isolate GH-2021 linkage group LG12, AcerK_1.0, whole genome shotgun sequence genome window below encodes:
- the LOC107998347 gene encoding collagen alpha-5(IV) chain-like isoform X3 produces the protein MFGRVRAAFFTLVIATSLLQCTQQEGSRQSRDVILNIKDDQKSQYLNQDFYSNAYNYGYQVSPNGQFHHEVRGPDDITYGCYGYIDPYGKLKTTFYISDGWGYRVVQPGNSVELFLHEHEHHHEDNTEQHEHNDNHHDHKGVITEWRDLYFPEICRQFDGTDAGPNTKPIPEETSDSSNAGIPIQPSQPTPTPEYPIKPGYPQQPEQSQKPKPGKPGQPEKPGYPGIPETPGSPSKPGYPGKPGTPGQPAHPGYPSQPGISGQPGYPTITGSQPGYPGKPGTPGQGYPGTPGIPGIPGTSGTPGTPEISGKPGTPPQPGYPGQPGSPGKPGQPGHPGTPGTPGIPGIPPQPGYPGQPGKPGHPGTPGTPGIPGIPGTPPQPGYPGQPGQPGHPGTPGTPGISGIPGTPPQPGYPGQPGLPGKPGQPGHPGTPGTPGIPGIPPQPAYPGQPGQPGHPGIPGTPGIPGIPGTLPQPGYPEQPGSPGKPGQPGHPGTPGTPGISGIPPQPGYPGQPGSPGKPGQPGHPGTPGTPGISGIPPQPGYPGQPGQPGHPGTPGTPGIPGIPGTPPQPGYPGQPGQPGHPGTPGTPGIPGIPGTTLQPGYPGKPGHPGHPDTPGTPGIPGIVGPPTQPAYPGQSGAPGKPGHPGTPGTPGISGIPPQPGYPGQPGQPGHPGTPGTPGIPGIPGTAPQPGYPGQPGSPGKPGQPGHPGTPGTPGISGIPPQPGYPGQPGQPGHPGTPGTPGIPGIPGTPSQPGYPGKPGQPGHPATPGTPGIPGIVGPPTQPAYPGQSGASGKPGHPGKPGTPGISGIPPQPGYPGQPGQPGHPGKPGYPGQPGQPGHPGTPGTPGIPGIPGTAPQPGYPGQLGAPGKPGQPGHPGTPGTPGIPGIPPQPGYPGQPGQPGHPGTPGTPGIPGIPGTPPQPGYPGQPGSPGKPGQPDTPGTPGIPGIAGPPTQPAYPGQPGTPGTPGRPGHPGTPGSPGISGIPGTPPQPGYPGQPGSPGKPGQPGHPGTPGTPGIPGIPGTPSQPGYPGQPGSPGKPGQPGYPGTPGTPGIPGIPPQPGYPGQSGQPGYPGKPGYPGQPGQPGHPGTPGTPGIPGIPGTPPQPGYPGQPGSPGKPGQPGHPGTPGTPGIPGIPPQPGYPEKPGQPGHPGTPGTPGIPGIPGTPSQPGYPEKPGQPGHPGTPGTPGISGIPGTPPQPGHPGTPGTPGTPGIPGTLPQPGYPGQPGSPGKPGQPGHPGTPGTPGKPGISGTPPQPGYPGQHGSPGKPGQPGHPGTPGTPGIPGIPPQPAYPGQPGQPGHPGTPGTPGIPGIPGTPPQPGYPGQPGSPGKPGQPGHPGTPGTPGIPGIPGTPPQPGYPGQPGSPGKPGQPGHPGTPGTPGKPGISGTPPQPGYPGQHGSPGKPGQPGHPGTPGTPGIPGIPPQPAYPGQPGQPGHPGTPGTPGIPGIPGTPPQPGYPGQPGSPGKPGQPGHPGTPGTPGIPGIPGTPPQPGYPGQPGSPGKPGQPGHPGTPGTAGSPGIPPQPGYPGQPGQPGKPGQPGHPGTPGTPGLPGIPGTPPEPGYPGQPGQPGHPGTPGTPGIPEIPGTPPQAGYPGQPGSPGKPGQPGHPGTPGTPGIPGIPGTLPQPGYPGQPGSPGKPGQPGYPGTSGTPGISGTPTQPGYPGQPASPGTPGQPGHPGTPEIPETPPQPGYPSQPEHPGQPGTPGIPGQPGYPGIPGTPGIPGTPPQPGYPSQPGYPGQPGTPGKPGQPGYPGIPGTPGIPGTPPQPGYPSQPGYPGQPGIPGKPGQPGYPGIPGTPGIPGTPPQSGYPSQPGYPGQPGTPGKPGQPGYPGIPGTHGIPGTPPQSGYPSQPGYPSQPGYPGQPGTPGKPGQPGYPGIPGTPGIPGTPPQSGYPSQPGYPGQPGTPGKPGQPGYPGIPGTPGIPGTQPQPGYPNRPGYPGIPGQSGYPGTSGQPGYPGTPGQPGYPEIPPKPGYPSQSGTPGQAGQPETSRPPGIPPYPPHPEYPSTTSRPGIPGSSGYPGTPGIPGIPGKPGIPGKPGKPNRPGFPMPSHPSIPGTTPGTQSHIPGYPGIPGFPDTPGKPDKPGKPSKPGHHGYPGSSKPGQPEYPPYPGYPVAPGGPSGDIGPNGPNGPWPNGSDGPQGPGGPEGPGGPEGPGGPGGPVGGVGGIGGDGPPGPDGPWPTGSPGPDGPWPGDPDYVPGVAPTTRPRYEGPIKVQYPIKYYEPTTPTTVDNHPFFGQKQLDRLSSKYNSEYINNHTLDENYEKSVESTVLAYPTKISSPLGLKDAQFRKNQSRTRGYQSGQVNQNADEINSLMYTRRKESRKYKEEEEQSKYEDIQKVISQTSRTSTGVKYPSRGRLQGSRENRKYPQEVTKISEPVIQIETDRRQQANVKYQPPNGNHIVFAKQVNQLSEQSIESKPELAAIGVHPPNTINIKPYQQSIGPDPQTCPCYLVEPSNNTATITSTTSIPLIGQLGFIPVVFVPYCPGDDVTDSTQNMKDMFPSAMPVPYACDACDSQNRRVETKLVSLNQLGNIENLREALRQAKLGFLNVSARGQIERRRAKLRNVK, from the exons ATGTTTGGCCGTGTGCGCGCCGCTTTCTTCACCCTG gTAATTGCCACGTCTTTGTTGCAATGCACACAGCAGGAAGGAAGTAGGCAAAGTAGAGATGTAATACTCAATATCAAAGATGATCAGAAAagtcaatatttaaatcaagatTTCTATTCca aTGCATATAATTATGGTTATCAAGTAAGTCCAAATGGACAATTTCATCATGAAGTGCGTGGACCGGATGACATTACATATGGATGCTATGGATATATAGATCCATacggaaaattaaaaacaacttTTTACATTAGTGATGGCTGGGGATATAGAGTCGTTCAACCAGGAAATTCAGTCGAATTGTTTCTTCATGAACACGAACATCATCACGAAGATAATACAGAACAACATGAACACAACGATAATCACCATGATCATAAAGGTGTAATTACTGAATGGAGAGATCTATATTTTCCAGAAATATGCAGACAATTCGATGGAACAGATGCTGGACCAAACACTAAACCAATCCCAGAAG AAACAAGTGATTCAAGTAATGCTGGAATACCTATACAACCAAGCCAACCAACACCAACGCCGGAATATCCTATTAAACCTG gataTCCCCAACAACCTGAACAATCTCAAAAACCAAAGCCTGGAAAACCAGGACAACCAGAAAAACCAGGATATCCAGGAATACCTGAAACACCTGGATCACCATCAAAACCTGGATACCCTGGCAAACCTGGAACACCGGGACAACCTGCACATCCTGGATACCCTAGCCAACCTGGAATATCAGGACAACCAGGATATCCAACTATAACTGGATCACAACCTGGATATCCTGGCAAACCTGGAACACCGGGACAAGGATATCCAGGCACACCAGGAATACCTGGAATACCTGGCACATCTGGAACACCTGGAACCCCGGAAATATCTGGAAAACCTGGCACTCCGCCACAACCTGGATATCCTGGACAACCTGGATCACCTGGAAAACCGGGACAACCAGGGCATCCTGGAACACCTGGAACTCCGGGAATACCTGGTATTCCGCCACAACCTGGATATCCTGGGCAACCTGGAAAACCGGGGCATCCTGGAACACCTGGAACGCCCGGAATACCTGGAATACCTGGCACTCCGCCACAACCTGGATATCCTGGGCAACCTGGACAACCAGGGCATCCTGGAACACCTGGAACGCCCGGAATATCTGGAATACCTGGCACTCCGCCACAACCTGGATATCCTGGACAACCTGGATTACCTGGAAAACCGGGACAACCAGGGCATCCTGGAACACCTGGAACCCCGGGAATACCAGGTATTCCGCCACAACCTGCATATCCTGGGCAACCTGGACAACCAGGGCATCCTGGAATACCTGGAACGCCCGGAATACCTGGAATACCTGGCACTCTCCCACAACCTGGATATCCTGAGCAACCTGGATCACCTGGAAAACCAGGACAACCAGGGCATCCTGGAACACCTGGAACGCCAGGAATATCTGGTATTCCGCCACAACCTGGATATCCTGGGCAACCTGGATCACCTGGGAAACCGGGACAACCAGGGCATCCTGGAACACCTGGAACGCCAGGAATATCTGGTATTCCGCCACAACCTGGATATCCTGGGCAACCTGGACAACCGGGGCATCCTGGAACACCTGGAACGCCCGGAATACCTGGAATACCTGGCACTCCGCCACAACCTGGATATCCTGGACAACCTGGACAACCAGGACATCCTGGAACACCTGGAACACCCGGAATACCTGGAATACCTGGCACTACGTTACAACCTGGATATCCTGGAAAACCAGGACACCCCGGTCATCCTGATACACCTGGAACCCCAGGAATACCTGGAATAGTTGGACCTCCAACACAACCTGCATATCCTGGCCAATCTGGAGCACCTGGAAAACCAGGTCATCCTGGAACACCTGGAACCCCAGGAATATCTGGTATTCCGCCACAACCTGGATATCCTGGGCAACCTGGACAACCGGGGCATCCTGGAACAC CTGGAACGCCCGGAATACCTGGAATACCTGGCACTGCGCCACAACCTGGATATCCTGGGCAACCTGGATCACCTGGAAAACCGGGACAACCAGGGCATCCTGGAACACCTGGAACGCCAGGAATATCTGGTATTCCGCCACAACCTGGATATCCAGGGCAACCTGGACAACCGGGGCATCCTGGAACACCTGGAACGCCCGGAATACCTGGAATACCAGGCACTCCGTCACAACCTGGATATCCCGGAAAACCAGGACAACCAGGGCATCCTGCAACACCTGGAACTCCCGGAATACCTGGAATAGTTGGACCTCCAACACAACCTGCATATCCTGGCCAATCTGGAGCATCCGGAAAACCAGGTCATCCTGGAAAACCTGGAACCCCAGGAATATCTGGTATTCCGCCACAACCTGGATATCCTGGGCAACCTGGACAACCGGGGCATCCTGGGAAACCTGGATATCCAGGGCAACCTGGACAACCGGGGCATCCTGGAACACCTGGAACGCCCGGAATACCTGGAATACCTGGCACTGCGCCACAACCTGGATATCCTGGACAACTTGGAGCACCTGGAAAACCAGGACAACCAGGACATCCTGGAACACCTGGAACCCCGGGAATACCTGGTATTCCGCCACAACCTGGATATCCTGGGCAACCTGGACAACCAGGACATCCTGGAACACCTGGTACGCCCGGAATACCTGGAATACCTGGCACTCCGCCACAACCTGGATATCCTGGGCAACCTGGATCACCTGGAAAACCCGGACAACCCGACACACCTGGAACCCCGGGAATACCTGGAATAGCTGGACCTCCAACACAACCTGCATATCCTGGCCAACCTGGAACTCCAGGAACGCCTGGAAGACCAGGGCATCCTGGCACACCGGGATCCCCCGGAATATCTGGAATACCTGGCACTCCGCCACAACCTGGATATCCTGGACAACCTGGATCACCTGGAAAACCGGGACAACCAGGGCATCCTGGAACACCTGGAACGCCCGGAATACCTGGAATACCTGGCACTCCGTCACAACCTGGATATCCTGGACAACCTGGATCACCTGGAAAACCGGGACAACCAGGGTATCCTGGAACACCTGGAACCCCGGGAATACCTGGAATTCCGCCACAACCTGGATATCCTGGGCAATCTGGACAACCTGGTTATCCTGGGAAACCTGGATATCCAGGGCAACCTGGACAACCGGGGCATCCTGGAACACCTGGAACGCCCGGAATACCTGGAATACCTGGCACTCCGCCACAACCTGGATATCCTGGGCAACCTGGATCACCTGGAAAACCCGGACAACCGGGGCATCCTGGAACACCTGGAACCCCGGGAATACCTGGAATTCCGCCACAACCTGGATATCCTGAAAAACCTGGACAACCAGGGCATCCTGGAACACCTGGAACGCCCGGAATACCTGGAATACCTGGCACTCCGTCACAACCTGGATATCCTGAAAAACCTGGACAACCAGGGCATCCTGGAACACCTGGAACGCCCGGAATATCTGGAATACCTGGCACTCCGCCACAACCAGGACATCCTGGAACACCTGGAACGCCCGGAACACCTGGAATACCTGGCACTCTGCCACAACCTGGATATCCTGGACAACCCGGATCACCTGGAAAACCAGGACAACCAGGTCATCCTGGAACACCTGGAACGCCCGGAAAACCTGGAATATCTGGCACTCCGCCACAACCTGGATATCCTGGACAACATGGATCACCTGGAAAACCGGGACAACCAGGGCATCCTGGAACACCTGGAACCCCGGGAATACCAGGTATTCCGCCACAACCTGCATATCCTGGGCAACCTGGACAACCAGGACATCCTGGAACACCTGGAACGCCCGGAATACCTGGAATACCTGGCACTCCGCCACAACCTGGATATCCTGGGCAACCTGGATCACCTGGGAAACCTGGACAACCAGGGCATCCTGGAACGCCTGGAACGCCCGGAATACCTGGAATACCTGGCACTCCGCCACAACCTGGATATCCTGGGCAACCTGGATCACCTGGAAAACCAGGACAACCAGGTCATCCTGGAACACCTGGAACGCCCGGAAAACCTGGAATATCTGGCACTCCGCCACAACCTGGATATCCTGGACAACATGGATCACCTGGAAAACCGGGACAACCAGGGCATCCTGGAACACCTGGAACCCCGGGAATACCAGGTATTCCGCCACAACCTGCATATCCTGGGCAACCTGGACAACCAGGACATCCTGGAACACCTGGAACGCCCGGAATACCTGGAATACCTGGCACTCCGCCACAACCTGGATATCCTGGGCAACCTGGATCACCTGGAAAACCGGGACAACCAGGGCATCCTGGAACGCCTGGAACGCCCGGAATACCTGGAATACCTGGCACTCCGCCACAACCTGGATATCCTGGGCAACCTGGATCACCTGGAAAACCAGGACAACCAGGTCATCCTGGAACACCTGGAACCGCAGGATCACCTGGTATTCCGCCACAACCTGGATATCCTGGGCAACCTGGACAACCAGGAAAACCAGGACAACCAGGGCATCCTGGAACACCTGGAACGCCCGGACTACCTGGAATACCTGGCACTCCGCCAGAACCTGGATATCCTGGGCAACCTGGACAACCAGGGCATCCTGGAACACCTGGAACGCCCGGAATACCTGAAATACCTGGCACTCCGCCGCAAGCTGGATATCCTGGGCAACCTGGATCACCTGGAAAACCAGGACAACCAG GGCATCCTGGAACACCTGGAACGCCCGGAATACCTGGAATACCTGGCACTCTCCCACAACCTGGATATCCTGGGCAACCTGGATCACCTGGAAAACCAGGACAACCAGGGTATCCTGGAACATCTGGAACGCCCGGAATATCTGGAACTCCGACACAACCTGGATATCCTGGGCAACCTGCATCTCCCGGAACACCAGGACAACCAGGGCATCCTGGAACACCTGAAATACCTGAAACTCCACCACAACCTGGGTATCCTAGTCAACCAGAACATCCTGGCCAACCTGGAACACCAGGAATACCAGGACAACCTGGATATCCTGGAATCCCAGGTACACCTGGTATACCTGGAACTCCACCACAACCTGGGTATCCTAGTCAACCTGGATATCCTGGCCAACCTGGAACACCAGGAAAACCAGGACAACCTGGATATCCTGGAATCCCAGGTACACCTGGTATACCTGGAACTCCACCACAACCTGGGTATCCTAGTCAACCTGGATATCCTGGCCAACCTGGAATACCAGGAAAACCAGGACAACCTGGATATCCTGGGATCCCAGGTACACCTGGTATACCTGGAACTCCACCACAATCTGGGTATCCTAGTCAACCTGGATATCCTGGCCAACCTGGAACACCAGGAAAACCAGGACAACCTGGTTATCCTGGAATCCCAGGTACACATGGTATACCTGGAACTCCACCACAATCTGGGTATCCTAGTCAAC CTGGGTATCCTAGTCAACCTGGATATCCTGGCCAACCTGGAACACCAGGAAAACCAGGACAACCTGGATATCCTGGAATCCCAGGTACACCTGGTATACCTGGAACTCCACCACAATCTGGGTATCCTAGTCAACCTGGATATCCTGGCCAACCTGGAACACCAGGAAAACCAGGACAACCTGGATATCCTGGAATCCCAGGTACACCTGGTATACCTGGAACTCAACCACAACCTGGGTATCCTAATCGACCTGGATATCCAGGAATACCAGGACAATCAGGATATCCGGGAACATCGGGACAACCAGGATATCCAGGAACACCGGGACAACCAGGATATCCTGAAATTCCACCAAAACCTGGATATCCTAGCCAATCTGGAACACCCGGACAAGCAGGACAACCGGAAACTTCTAGACCGCCAGGAATTCCACCCTATCCACCTCATCCTGAATATCCTAGTACAACAAGCAGGCCTGGTATTCCAGGCTCATCCGGATATCCCGGTACACCAGGAATTCCTGGTATTCCTGGAAAACCTGGTATTCCTGGAAAACCTGGTAAACCTAATAGACCTGGTTTTCCTATGCCATCTCATCCCAGCATTCCTGGGACGACACCTGGTACGCAATCACACATTCCTGGATATCCCGGAATTCCCGGTTTTCCAGATACCCCAGGTAAACCTGATAAACCTGGTAAACCAAGCAAACCGGGTCATCATGGTTATCCTGGTTCTTCGAAGCcag gtCAGCCCGAATATCCGCCATATCCAGGATATCCTGTCGCACCTGGAGGTCCATCTGGTGACATAGGTCCTAATGGTCCCAACGGTCCATGGCCTAATGGTTCAGACGGTCCTCAAGGTCCAGGCGGACCCGAAGGTCCAGGTGGTCCCGAAGGTCCAGGTGGTCCCGGAGGCCCAGTTGGAGGAGTAGGAGGAATAGGTGGTGATGGTCCCCCTGGTCCTGATGGTCCATGGCCGACAGGATCCCCTGGTCCGGATGGACCATGGCCTGGTGATCCGGATTACGTTCCTGGTGTTGCTCCAACGACACGGCCTCGATATGAAGGACCAATCAAAGTTCAATATCCCATTAAATACTATGAACCTACAACGCCAACGACTGTCGATAACCATCCATTTTTTGGTCAAAAGCAACTAGACCGATTATCCTCTAAGTATAAttcagaatatattaataaccaCACTCTTGacgaaaattacgaaaaaagtGTTGAGTCCACAGTATTAGCATATCCAACAAAAATAAGCAGTCCCCTGGGTTTAAAGGATGCTCAATTCAGAAAAAACCAATCAAGGACGCGTGGTTATCAGTCAGGACAAGTGAATCAAAATGcagatgaaattaattctttgatgTACACGCGAAGAAAAGAATCACGTAAAtataaggaagaggaagagcaAAGTAAATATGAGGATATTCAGAAAGTGATATCGCAAACTTCTCGGACCTCTACTGGCGTTAAATACCCTAGTCGAGGAAGATTACAAGGTTCCCGCGAAAATCGTAAATATCCCCAAGAAGTCACTAAAATAAGTGAACCGGTTATTCAAATAGAGACAGACCGCAGACAACAGGCCAATGTAAAGTATCAACCACCAAATGGAAATCATATCGTGTTCGCGAAACAGGTAAACCAATTGTCCGAGCAATCTATCGAATCAAAGCCCGAGCTCGCCGCGATCGGCGTTCATCCACCGAACACGATCAACATCAAGCCCTACCAGCAATCTATAGGGCCAGATCCGCAAACCTGTCCCTGCTATCTTGTCGAGCCGAGCAATAATACAGCAACCATCACGAGCACGACATCCATTCCCCTGATTGGCCAGCTTGGCTTCATTCCCGTGGTGTTCGTACCGTACTGTCCAGGCGACGATGTGACGGACAGCACCCAAAACATGAAAGACATGTTCCCCTCCGCAATGCCTGTTCCATATGCATGCGACGCATGCGATTCTCAAAACAGGAGAGTCGAGACGAAGCTTGTCAGCCTAAATCAGCTTGGCAATATAGAGAATCTTCGCGAGGCATTGCGACAAGCGAAACTTGgctttttaaatgtttcagCACGCGGTCAAATCGAAAGGAGAAGAGCAAAGTTACGGAACGTCAAATGA